The Streptococcus gwangjuense nucleotide sequence GATAAAGAAGGGAGCACCTACTAAGGCTGTAAAAATACCAATAGGAAGCTCTGCGTTTGGAATGATGATACGAGAGAGTACATCTGCCCAGATGACAAAGAGGGCACCTAGCAAGGTTGCAACAGGAAAAAGCCTCTTGTAATTCGTTCCTACTAACCCTCGAGCTAAATGTGGAGTAATCAGACCGACAAATCCAATAATCCCACAGGTTGCCACTAAGACTGCTGTCAACACAGCCACCATGGTCACATAAAGATACCAATAAAAGCGTAAGGGAATCCCCAAAGTTAAAGCAATCTCATCTCCCATCATCATCGCATTAAAAACACGATACTGCGTAGAAAAAAATAGAAAGGCCATTCCCACTACTATAGTTGGCAAAACTAAGTCAGACCAGGTAGTCCCAGCAAGCGAGCCCATGGTCCAAAACTTAATAGTCATCACACTGTCAGCATTAGCACCAACTGAGATAATAAAGTTGGAAAAAGCCAAAAAGAGAGCATTGACCACCGTTCCTGATAAAATCAGACTAGAAGTCGTCATCCTTCCCTGCATAGAAGCAATGATGAGGACAGCAATGGTTGCCAAAATAGCTCCAAGAAAAGCTCCAAGGCTAATCATCACTTTAAAACCAAGAATGATGCTCAAGGTTGCACCTAGAGTTGCACCCGCAGATATTCCTAAGACATAAGGCTCTGCGATGGGGTTGTTCACTGTAGACTGCATCACGCTACCACACATAGAAAGACCTGCTCCTACTATCAGACCTAACAATACTCGAGGGAATCTCATGTTCCATACAATGGCAAGAGTAGACTTAGAAACCTCTCCTATCTCAAGAGGAAATCCCAACCTGCTCAAAATAATCCGATAGGTATCTCCTAGATTAATAGCAACGGATCCCATAGAAACTGCTAGAAAGAGAGAAATCCCTAAAATACCTAGCAAAATAACTAAAAGTAACACAAATTGCTGGTCTTGTCGGCTTCCAGAAAATTTGGAAAGCATGCAAACCTCCTTTGATAGAATCTTAAAAATTTAGAAAATTCTCATGAAAAGTATACCATATTTTCAGCAATGGAACAAGATGAGAACAAATGAATATAGTTGGTTTTATTGTGCTAGGAAGCATAAGTAAAGATTATACTTGAGTATATCGAGGTAAAGTGACAACATAAAAAGCCCTCTGAAGTCAGAGAGCTGATTTGAGCTCGGGCTAAAATCCTAGTGAAACAAAAAAATCTACACGATCAGAAAAGTCTCTATCGTGCCATTTTCATACATGATGTATAGTCCAAGTAGAATGAATACTAAGGGCACAATGATTCGCTCGTATTTTTCAATTGTCTCGAATATTAACGGAATAGAGGATAACACCCGACTAATCTCGCATAAGATAATTATGCCGATTACAAACACAAGCAACGCCACGAGGGTCTGTGACCAATCTAACGAAGCGAAATAAGGTATATAGATACCTAAATTATCTCCGCCAGACGCAATTGTCAGCAATGTAACTGTCCAAAACAGTTGATTTGCCTTGCTTTGTTCTAACCTTTCAATAATTTCTTCCTCTTCTTCCTCACCTTCTCCAACAATTGCAAAGCGAATCCCTAAATAGATAGGAATTAAACCAAGCAATCCAACCATCCATTCTTCAGGCACGAAATTAACGACATAAGCAGCAACTAAACTCGCCCCTACAAGTAAGCCTGTGCCTAGATATTGCCCCGCATAAATATGCCATTTTTGTTTATTCTGTGATAGCTGTGCAAATAAAATAATTAAAATAATTAAATAATCGATACTGGTGGAAATATAAACACCAATAGCAGATATGATTGTCTGTCCCATAAAAACCTCCTGTATTAGTCAGTAATAAATCAGCAGATTTTAGGAGAACACAGACACATTAATTTAGCTATCGCTAGTGGGTAATGTCGAACGTAGGAAAGCATTTTACTCCTCCTCAAAATGTAGTTACAAAGTAATTTCTAACTGAAATTCAGTGACTACTTCCATGTAAAGTATAACATACTATACTTTACTTCGTAAAGTGTGGGCTCTCCGAGGGAGCTTGCAGACAGCTACTCGGCTTTTCAAGCCGAGTAGCTGCGCACCTTTATGGTGTAATTAGCTGATACCATTTGAGGTTTTTGTAGTCTCCAAAATTGTGACCGATAAAATTGTTCTAGTAAGCCACCTTCATAGGATCCGGTTTTTGTAGTCTCCAAAATTGTGACCGATAAAATCTCAATAAAAAAGCCCTCTGAAAATCAGAGAGCTGATTTGAGATTGGGATAAAATCCATACAAAAAAGCTACCCAATTTAGAGTAGCTTCATTATCAAGATATGCTCAATTGAACACGGCCTAAGCACTTGGCAAAAAAGATAAAATCTCCTAGAAACTGAAGTTTCTTCGTCAATTTTCCTATTTTTGCTTTGTGCTTTTGACGGCCTTTGTATCTTGAATTAGCGACGAAGTCCTAGAGAGTTGATTAACTCACGGTAACGGTTAACGTCGTTTTTACGCAAGTATGCAAGTAAGTTACGACGGCGACCGATTTTTTTCATCAATCCACGGTAAGTAGCGTGGTCTTTTTTGTGTTGTTTGATGTGTTCGTTAAGGTGGTTGATTTCCCAAGTAAGGACAGCAACTTGAACCTCTACTGAACCTGTATCACCTTCGTGACGTGCATATTGTGCGATGATTTCATTTTTTTTCTCTTTTGAGATTGCCATGATGTTTCTCCTTTTTATTTGGCTTCATCCGAGTGACAGGTTGGCATGCCTGTAACCAAGAAGAAGTTATTTGTCTTTACGACAGTTCTTATTCTACCAAGAAGCAGAGACTTTGTCAACTGATTTACTTTTAAAAAATTGACCTACTCTACTGATTTCAGGGCTTCAAGCATATCCACCTTTCTCAAGTGGTGATTGACAAAGAGACCCAGTAAGGCTAAGATCACGGTCACTGCGACGATTGGAAGAGCAGAGACTTCCCAGCTGACTCGTGGATAAAAAAGTATGGTGGCAGGTGAGATCATCTGAATCAAAAATTGATGTAAATAGTAGCCGGCTACCAAACCGAGAATAATTCCCACAAGGGATAGCACCATGGTCTCGCGATAGATATAGAGGGTCACTTCTTTATTATGGAAACCGAGAACCTTGATAGTCGAAAGTTCACGGATACGTTCTGCCACATTGATATTGGTGAGATTGTAAAGAATGACAATGGCTAGCAAGACGGAAACAAGGATAAGGATTGCCATGGTTTTATTGAGAGAATTGGCTACAGATTCAAAGAGGTGGATAGCCGTTGCATTTTGGACCACCCCAGAAACAGCAGTTTTTTTCATAAAGGCCGCAGCTTCTTTCTCCGTATTGGATGGTGTTGGCTCTTTTAATTTTACTAGGTAGGTGTTGTCTTGGGGACTGGTACCGTAGACTTGTTCGTAGGTCGCTCGGTTGAGATAAACAAAGTGTCCAACATAGTTTTCAGAAATAGCCGATACCTTGATTTCTTTTCCATCAAGCTCCAGCTTGTCTCCAACCGTAACATCTGCTAGTTGAGCCAGTTTTTGACTCACGACGGCTCCATCAGTGATCTCCACCTCTTGGCCATTTTCCTCTAATGCGATAAAGGGTTTGAAATTTTCTCTGCTTGTAACCATTATGGTGATAGTCTGAAGTCCTGCTTTTCCTTTGAAATCTTTTTCAATGGATTTAGAGTAGATTTTTTGGTAAGCATGGATAGAATCAGCTTGCAAGGCACTTTCTAGGTCCGCTTTTTCTTTCTCCGCTACACTGCTCTTTTCCGCTACAATCATCTGGTATTGCTGGATTTGTTCAAATTGACGCTCGACAACTCCTCCCACAGAAGACTGAATGCCAAGACCTGCAAATAGGAGAGCAACCGAACCCGCAACTCCAAAAATGGTCATCAACATCCGTTGCTTATAGCGGAAAATATTTCGCGCCGTAACCTTATGAGTGAAGCTCAAACGACTCCAAATAAAGCTCAGGCGTTCCAGCAAAATCTTTGATCCTTTAACGGGAGGTTTGGGCAGCAAAAGTTGGGCTGCTTCATCGTGCAATTCCCTCCGTGCTACTAGATAAGCTGGCAAGACACTGGATACCCAACTTAAGGCCAGAGCAAGAAGGCTATAAGACCAGTAGAAATACTCCTGACTTTTCCCAACGACCATTCCAGCTGTTATAACATCCGAAATCACGCCTGCAAGGAGATAATGTCCTAAAAGCGTTCCTAAAACGGTTCCTACAGTTCCTGCAAGAAAACCATAGAGAACAAACTTGGCAACAATATCTTTATTCTTATAACCTAGAGCCTTGAAAATACCAGCATTGGTGCGCTCTTCATCCACAAAGCGAGTCATAGTTGTAAAGGTTACCATTGCAGCAACCATAAAAAGCACCACGGGAAAGATATTACCGACAGAACGAATACTTGCTGAAGCGTTACTGTACATGAGATAGCCTTGACCGCCTGGCATGGTTTGGCGGTTGTATACATGGTAAGTAGGCTCTGCCAGTTCATCAAGCTCTTTCTGGTGTTGTTCAAGCTTCTCTTTTTCCTTGGCTAGATTACTCTCTGTCTGAGCCATTTTTTCTTTTTCTGTAGCCAATTCTTCCTTAGCTTTTGTCAATTGCTCCTTGGCTTGACTCTTTTGAGGCTCAGGCAAAGCGGTCACTTGTTCTTCTTGAGTTTTCAATCGACCTTCAGCCTGTTCTAACTGACTCTTGCCTTTTTGAAGGTTACCTTCAGCTGTTTGGAGTTGCTCTTTTCCATCTTCCAAGCTCTTTTGCCCATTTGCTTTGATACTTGCCAATCTTTTTTGACCATTATCGGAAAGCAAGTTTTGTAAGTCTTCCTGGTGTTGATCTCGTTTGCTTCTATAGTCTGATGAAAAAGCATCCAAATTTTTTAAATCATCATAGCGCACACGCGCAATGCTATAAACATCTGAGTCAAACTGACTGGGTAAAATCACTCCATAGCCAGCCAAGCTTCCATTTCCACTACTAGCCCCTCCCAAGTCTTCTTGAGAAAGTATCTCACTCGAATGGACAAATCCAGTAATGGTGAAAGATTGGGATTTTATGACGGTCTTCCCTTCTTCTTTCTTGCTAAAGGTGATAGTCTGCCCAATCTGATAGCGGTCTTTCCAGAAATCTGCCAAGGCAATTTCCTCATCAGCTTCTGGCAGTCGCCCTTCTGTCACTTGAAAAGTTGAAATTCCCTCTGGCTTAGAATAAAGTCGAACCGCTTCTTCACTATTTTCAACGGTTAGGTCTGCCATATAGCCAAACTCAACACTTGCTCCTTGAAGGGTCTTTAGTTCGTCTTGATCCTTTTTATCCAAGCCATAATCAGCTATCACGGCCAGATCCAAGGTATTTGCTTTATGAAGATAATCCTCAGCCGTACGTTCCATATTGGGGCTAGTCACTTTGAGACCTACTAGAGCTAAAGACCCCAGCATCATCAAGGTCAAGATAGATAAAAAGCGTCCCTTGGAAGCAGTCACCGACTGGAGCAAGTCTTTTCGGTATGTTTTTTTCATGCTAATACTCCAATGTATCGATAGCCTGTAGATGCTCATTGATTGTTACTCTCATAACAGTGGCATCACGCATGTGAATCACCCGATCTGCGATAGGAGCTAGCGAGCTATTGTGAGTCACGATGATTACCGTCGCTCCCTTTTGACGAGACATGTCTTGGAGAATTTTCAAAACCTGCTTGCCCGTCTGATAATCCAAGGCGCCTGTCGGTTCGTCACAAAGGAGAATTTTAGGATTTTTGGCTACTGCGCGTGCAATGGAGACTCGCTGTTGCTCCCCTCCAGAAAGCTGGGCTGGAAAGTTATTGAGACGATGAGCCAGACCTACATCTGTCAAGACCTGTTCAGGATTCAAGGCATCTGTCACAATTTCTGATGCCAACTCCACATTTTCCTTAGCTGTCAGATTGGAAACTAGATTATAAAACTGAAAAACAAAACCGACATCATTTCTACGATAATTGGTCCTCTGGTGGGAACTATAATCTGCAATATTGGCACCATCAATCCAGATTTCCCCCTCGTCATTGGTATCCATTCCCCCAAGAAGATTAAGAACCGTTGACTTGCCTGCACCAGATGCACCTAGAATGATAACCAATTCACCCTTTTCAATCTCAAAATTCACATCGCGATTAGCCACAATCTCCGTATCCCCAACCTGATAACGCTTGTAACAGTGTTTCATCTCAATATAAGCCATCATCAACCTCACTTTCTTTAACTACTTCTTAATATCATTATAACGCTTTTTCGAAGAGTTGGATACTAGAATAAAAAGAAAAGCCTAGGTATTCCTAGGCTTTCTTTTTACACATTATTTTCCAAGGTAGTATTCAGAAACTACGTTCAATTTTTCGTCGAATTCGAATACCAATGGTGGGAAGTTAGGGATTTCCACGTCCATGATTTCGTCATCTGACAAACCTTTGATGTGTTTTACAAGGGCACGGATTGAGTTACCGTGAGCTCCTACGAATACGTTTTTACCATCTTTAAGAGCTGGAGCGATTTTGTCTTCCCAGAATGGAAGGGCACGTTCCAAAGTCACTTTCAAGTTTTCAGCATCTGGAATAACTGAGTCGTCAAGTGAAGCGTAACGACGGTCTGTGTGAGCTGAGTGCTCATCATCACGGTCCATGTTTGGAGGCAATACATCGTATGAACGACGCCAGATGTGAACTTGCTCATCACCAAATTGTTCAGCAGCTTCAGCTTTGTTTTTACCAGTCAAACCACCGTAGTGACGTTCGTTCAAACGCCATGATTTTTCAACTGGAACCCACAATTGGTCAGAAGCTTCAAGAGCCAAGTTAGTTGTTTTGATAGCACGTTTCAATACTGAAGTGTAAGCTTGGTCAAATTCGATACCAGCTTCTTTGATCAATTTACCAGCGTCAATCGCTTGTTGTGTACCTTTTTCAGACAAATCAACATCAGCCCAACCAGTGAAAAGGTTAGCTTTGTTCCATTCAGACTCACCGTGGCGAGCAAAAACCAATTTTACCATTAGATGGATTCTCCTTTAAATTTTCCGAGGTTTCCCCTCGTTTATCTATTCTATTTTACACAATTTTTCACAAAAAAGCTAGTTAAAATCGACAAGTTCTGACAGCCAGGAAGTAAAGTCCTCTCATCCTGATTAGGAACTTCTATAATTCATTACTTTTTATTTGCAAAAATAGAGGTTCTAAAATCATTTGTTTGGTCTAGGTAGGCTTTAAAGACTGCTCTCTTAAGTTTATGAACTGCACTGTCAGTTTCTGGGTTATAGTCACTCCAACGAGGACCTATAGCATCCTGTAAAACAGCTTGATCCATGAGTTCTTGCAATTCTTTTACTCTTTGAATGGTTTTGGTGGCATTGCTCATCCATGATTGCGTCGGATCTTTAAAAGTAACTTTAGTCAAATGTTCAAACTGAGCAACGCGCTCTTGATACATAGCTTTTTTGAAGGCTGCCCAAGATGAATACTGACCACCAAATAGCTTTTCTAAAACAAGCTTATCTGTCACTAATCCTTGCTTTTTACCGTAGAGGTTGATTGTCTGACCATTTTGTTTAGCAATTTCTTCATATTGGTTGGAAATATATGGGACCATACCATCTTTAAATCCTTTAGCAGCTAAGAGTTCATAAGCTATCCGGCGCCCCATAAGATCTCCAGGAGTTCCTTTCTCACTGCTCAATGCTGAAAAGATTGGTGCAAAGAGTTTAATCGTAAAATAGCCATTTCTCTCATATGTGCCAGCTTGATACTCACGAGCCGAAAGAATATTATTGTCAATCAAACTATCAAAGCTGGTCAATTTTTTAGCCTCATTTTCTGTCAATTCTTTGACTACGTTAGTGGCGTAAACGTCATTTCCGTCTGCTGGATCTTTCACATACTTGTTCTCAATTTTTCTAAGAGCTTCCATTTTCTGAGATACATTCAGTTTCTTAACGATTGATTGCCCTTCAAGATATTCCAACAGATAGATGAGGTCAAACATATTATGAGCGTATTTCTGGAGATCGGATGCATCTTTGAATCGTTCCGTCGGATCTAAGACTTGTAGACGGGATCCTTCTAAGCTATCTGATTTTGAATGTTTCAAGATTGAGTTAATGGTAATGGTCGCATCATTTGGATGATCTGGAGCTTGTAATAAACCTTTAGCAAAGAACTCAGGACCAAGACCACTTCTTCGACCATAACCACCAAGATAGATATCCTGATCGGAATCATGGGTCATTTCATGGGTATACGTTATAGCGCCATCCTTATCCAACATACGGTAAGACATATAGTAGACACCATCTCCTGTTGCGTATGCACCGTGATGATTATGAACTACCTTGTTACCAACTGGTCCAAAGAAATGTTGCATTGCAGGATTTGAATTCTCAAAGTCTGCGATTGTTGAAGCCTTTCCTTCAGTATGATCATCACCAAATTTATAGGCATCATAAAGCAGAATCGTACGATAGAGTTTTTCACGTCCCTGATTATCTAAAATACGATACCAATAATCATAGTGATCTCGCTGACGCTTGGCTGTTTCACGCGCATTATCTTCAACAAACTTATTGAGTTCATCTCCAGCCTTATAGTCGCTGTTGCGGTAGCGATCGTAAGCTCCAAAT carries:
- a CDS encoding FecCD family ABC transporter permease; translation: MLSKFSGSRQDQQFVLLLVILLGILGISLFLAVSMGSVAINLGDTYRIILSRLGFPLEIGEVSKSTLAIVWNMRFPRVLLGLIVGAGLSMCGSVMQSTVNNPIAEPYVLGISAGATLGATLSIILGFKVMISLGAFLGAILATIAVLIIASMQGRMTTSSLILSGTVVNALFLAFSNFIISVGANADSVMTIKFWTMGSLAGTTWSDLVLPTIVVGMAFLFFSTQYRVFNAMMMGDEIALTLGIPLRFYWYLYVTMVAVLTAVLVATCGIIGFVGLITPHLARGLVGTNYKRLFPVATLLGALFVIWADVLSRIIIPNAELPIGIFTALVGAPFFIYIVGGRRREVRV
- a CDS encoding CadD family cadmium resistance transporter, whose amino-acid sequence is MGQTIISAIGVYISTSIDYLIILIILFAQLSQNKQKWHIYAGQYLGTGLLVGASLVAAYVVNFVPEEWMVGLLGLIPIYLGIRFAIVGEGEEEEEEIIERLEQSKANQLFWTVTLLTIASGGDNLGIYIPYFASLDWSQTLVALLVFVIGIIILCEISRVLSSIPLIFETIEKYERIIVPLVFILLGLYIMYENGTIETFLIV
- the rpsO gene encoding 30S ribosomal protein S15, translated to MAISKEKKNEIIAQYARHEGDTGSVEVQVAVLTWEINHLNEHIKQHKKDHATYRGLMKKIGRRRNLLAYLRKNDVNRYRELINSLGLRR
- a CDS encoding ABC transporter permease: MSMKKTYRKDLLQSVTASKGRFLSILTLMMLGSLALVGLKVTSPNMERTAEDYLHKANTLDLAVIADYGLDKKDQDELKTLQGASVEFGYMADLTVENSEEAVRLYSKPEGISTFQVTEGRLPEADEEIALADFWKDRYQIGQTITFSKKEEGKTVIKSQSFTITGFVHSSEILSQEDLGGASSGNGSLAGYGVILPSQFDSDVYSIARVRYDDLKNLDAFSSDYRSKRDQHQEDLQNLLSDNGQKRLASIKANGQKSLEDGKEQLQTAEGNLQKGKSQLEQAEGRLKTQEEQVTALPEPQKSQAKEQLTKAKEELATEKEKMAQTESNLAKEKEKLEQHQKELDELAEPTYHVYNRQTMPGGQGYLMYSNASASIRSVGNIFPVVLFMVAAMVTFTTMTRFVDEERTNAGIFKALGYKNKDIVAKFVLYGFLAGTVGTVLGTLLGHYLLAGVISDVITAGMVVGKSQEYFYWSYSLLALALSWVSSVLPAYLVARRELHDEAAQLLLPKPPVKGSKILLERLSFIWSRLSFTHKVTARNIFRYKQRMLMTIFGVAGSVALLFAGLGIQSSVGGVVERQFEQIQQYQMIVAEKSSVAEKEKADLESALQADSIHAYQKIYSKSIEKDFKGKAGLQTITIMVTSRENFKPFIALEENGQEVEITDGAVVSQKLAQLADVTVGDKLELDGKEIKVSAISENYVGHFVYLNRATYEQVYGTSPQDNTYLVKLKEPTPSNTEKEAAAFMKKTAVSGVVQNATAIHLFESVANSLNKTMAILILVSVLLAIVILYNLTNINVAERIRELSTIKVLGFHNKEVTLYIYRETMVLSLVGIILGLVAGYYLHQFLIQMISPATILFYPRVSWEVSALPIVAVTVILALLGLFVNHHLRKVDMLEALKSVE
- a CDS encoding ABC transporter ATP-binding protein produces the protein MAYIEMKHCYKRYQVGDTEIVANRDVNFEIEKGELVIILGASGAGKSTVLNLLGGMDTNDEGEIWIDGANIADYSSHQRTNYRRNDVGFVFQFYNLVSNLTAKENVELASEIVTDALNPEQVLTDVGLAHRLNNFPAQLSGGEQQRVSIARAVAKNPKILLCDEPTGALDYQTGKQVLKILQDMSRQKGATVIIVTHNSSLAPIADRVIHMRDATVMRVTINEHLQAIDTLEY
- a CDS encoding phosphoglycerate mutase, yielding MVKLVFARHGESEWNKANLFTGWADVDLSEKGTQQAIDAGKLIKEAGIEFDQAYTSVLKRAIKTTNLALEASDQLWVPVEKSWRLNERHYGGLTGKNKAEAAEQFGDEQVHIWRRSYDVLPPNMDRDDEHSAHTDRRYASLDDSVIPDAENLKVTLERALPFWEDKIAPALKDGKNVFVGAHGNSIRALVKHIKGLSDDEIMDVEIPNFPPLVFEFDEKLNVVSEYYLGK